A single window of Nicotiana tomentosiformis chromosome 1, ASM39032v3, whole genome shotgun sequence DNA harbors:
- the LOC104114472 gene encoding 2-hydroxyisoflavanone dehydratase-like has protein sequence MAEIQHDLFPLIRVYKDGRIERLMGEGVVPAELDPETGVQIKDVQIDPTINLSARLYLPKNLDPVQKISLFVYFHGGGFVIESASSTSYHKHLNLVATEANVIIVSVNYRLAPKYPLPIAYEDSWVAVKWVASHAKGDGHEPWLKDHADFNHVYFGGDSAGANISHNMAIRVGLEKLDGVKLDGIFLACPYFWGIDLIDGEAKNLDCKNYIEKLWAFAHPNSSGLDDLLINPEKDPKLSSLGCDKVLVYVAGKDPLRYRGLYYKELLLEKSGWQGTAEVVEIKDEEHVFHLFAPKSENAIVVLKKLVSFLNQSKA, from the coding sequence ATGGCGGAAATACAACATGACCTTTTCCCATTGATCAGAGTTTACAAAGATGGCCGAATCGAGAGGCTGATGGGCGAAGGCGTTGTCCCAGCTGAATTGGATCCTGAAACCGGAGTCCAAATCAAAGATGTCCAAATTGATCCAACAATTAATCTATCAGCAAGACTTTACCTGCCCAAAAATCTCGACCCGGTTCAAAAAATTTCCCTTTTCGTCTACTTTCACGGCGGCGGCTTTGTGATTGAATCTGCTTCTTCAACTTCATATCACAAGCATCTTAATTTGGTAGCAACTGAAGCCAATGTTATAATCGTTTCTGTTAACTACAGGTTAGCTCCTAAATACCCATTACCTATAGCTTATGAAGATTCCTGGGTAGCTGTCAAATGGGTCGCTTCACATGCTAAAGGTGATGGTCATGAGCCATGGCTAAAAGACCACGCTGATTTTAATCATGTTTATTTTGGTGGAGATAGCGCTGGTGCTAATATTTCTCATAATATGGCAATTCGGGTCGGGTTGGAAAAGTTGGATGGCGTCAAACTTGATGGGATTTTTCTAGCCTGTCCGTATTTCTGGGGGATTGATTTAATTGACGGCGAGGCTAAAAACTTGGATTGCAAAAATTACATTGAGAAGCTCTGGGCTTTTGCGCATCCAAATAGCTCCGGATTAGATGACCTGTTGATCAACCCGGAAAAGGATCCGAAATTGTCTAGCTTGGGGTGCGACAAAGTACTTGTTTATGTTGCTGGAAAAGATCCGCTGAGATACAGGGGATTGTACTATAAGGAGTTACTATTAGAGAAGAGTGGGTGGCAAGGAACAGCGGAGGTTGTGGAGATTAAGGATGAAGAACATGTGTTTCATTTGTTTGCTCCTAAGAGTGAAAATGCCATTGTCGTGCTGAAAAAATTGGTCTCTTTCCTTAATCAGTCCAAGGCCTAA